In Sporosarcina psychrophila, a genomic segment contains:
- a CDS encoding ABC transporter ATP-binding protein has product MTIFTIDEVTKTFTNGEVDEQVLKGINISLREGEITALVGASGSGKSTILTIAAGLQSATDGKVLFEGQNMTDMNQDQIRKIRASEFGFVFQSSHLVPFLTVEEQLLLMLDVSETKLKKREQKVEVEKILKLVDMNHRKDAYPASLSGGEKQRVAIARAIIHKPKMLFADEPTASLDSKRSKDVMTLIRELTKTLNITTLMVTHDEEMLSFADHIITMKDGLVLS; this is encoded by the coding sequence ATGACGATTTTCACAATTGATGAAGTTACAAAAACATTTACGAATGGTGAAGTGGACGAACAAGTATTAAAAGGGATTAATATTTCACTTCGAGAAGGTGAAATAACAGCGTTAGTAGGCGCTTCAGGTTCTGGTAAAAGTACGATTCTTACAATAGCAGCGGGACTTCAAAGTGCAACGGACGGAAAAGTGCTATTTGAAGGTCAAAACATGACTGACATGAATCAGGATCAGATCAGAAAAATTAGAGCGAGCGAGTTCGGATTTGTCTTTCAATCCTCACACCTAGTCCCTTTTCTAACCGTAGAAGAACAATTATTGCTGATGCTTGACGTTTCTGAAACCAAGCTTAAAAAGCGTGAACAAAAAGTGGAAGTCGAAAAAATCCTCAAATTGGTAGATATGAATCATCGAAAAGATGCCTACCCTGCTTCATTATCAGGGGGTGAAAAACAGCGTGTGGCAATTGCCCGTGCGATTATCCACAAACCGAAGATGTTGTTTGCAGATGAGCCGACAGCAAGCCTAGATTCTAAAAGATCGAAAGACGTCATGACATTGATCCGTGAGTTGACGAAAACATTGAACATTACAACGTTGATGGTAACTCATGATGAAGAAATGCTTTCTTTTGCGGATCATATCATTACAATGAAAGATGGATTGGTGTTATCTTAG
- a CDS encoding DUF3817 domain-containing protein encodes MLKNALGRFRLIGILEGISLLILLFIAMPLKYWFGMKSAVTIVGTLHGYIFLAYIAAIVYTMIKVKWPFRFTIGALLSAFIPFGNFILDRRLKNLKTN; translated from the coding sequence ATGTTAAAAAATGCTTTAGGACGTTTTCGTTTGATTGGTATATTGGAAGGCATTTCACTACTGATCCTATTGTTTATCGCAATGCCATTAAAGTATTGGTTCGGTATGAAGAGTGCAGTAACAATCGTCGGAACACTTCATGGCTATATATTTCTAGCTTATATCGCAGCAATTGTATATACGATGATTAAGGTGAAATGGCCGTTTAGGTTTACGATTGGTGCCCTTCTTTCAGCATTTATCCCCTTTGGCAATTTCATTTTGGACAGACGACTCAAAAACTTGAAAACGAACTAA
- a CDS encoding HEAT repeat domain-containing protein: MPPNYDELRKAVNRASNWRLRLEAIEELGQWKHKRTIDVLLHRMNNDAVYKVVEASHRNLVKFGEDVELPPRNRFELIKDANKVFLRIKKSLPRDHSFEEYKEKLKNMRLDLYDTYEGDKGDEFEAWLENVWETANKK, from the coding sequence ATGCCGCCAAATTACGATGAATTACGGAAGGCAGTTAACCGAGCATCGAATTGGAGACTACGTTTAGAAGCTATTGAAGAATTAGGACAATGGAAACATAAACGGACTATCGATGTACTTTTACACAGAATGAACAACGATGCCGTATATAAAGTGGTAGAAGCCTCTCACCGTAATCTTGTGAAATTTGGTGAAGATGTTGAATTACCACCACGAAATCGATTTGAACTGATTAAAGATGCCAACAAAGTTTTCCTTCGAATTAAGAAAAGCTTGCCAAGAGATCACTCGTTCGAAGAGTACAAAGAAAAGTTGAAAAATATGAGACTTGATTTGTATGATACCTATGAAGGTGACAAAGGCGATGAATTTGAAGCATGGCTTGAAAACGTTTGGGAGACGGCAAATAAAAAGTAA
- the guaC gene encoding GMP reductase, with the protein MENVFDYEDIQLIPAKCVVNSRSECDTSILLGGHTFKIPVVPANMQTIIDESIAIQLAESGYFYIMHRFNPEKRANFVKDMQSRSLIASISVGVKDEDYTFIVQLAADELTPEFITIDIAHGHSNAIINMIQHIKKHLPESFVIAGNVGTPEAVRELENAGADATKVGIGPGKVCITKIKTGFGTGGWQLAALRWCAKAATKPIIADGGIRTHGDIAKSVRFGASMVMIGSLFAGHEESPGQTIEKDGQRFKEYFGSASEFQKGEKKNVEGKKMYVEYKGPLMDTLDEMQQDLQSSISYAGGSKLEAIRTVDYVIVKNSIFNGDKVY; encoded by the coding sequence ATGGAAAACGTATTTGATTACGAAGATATCCAGCTGATTCCTGCAAAGTGTGTGGTAAATAGTCGTTCTGAGTGTGACACTTCTATACTACTTGGCGGACATACATTTAAAATTCCAGTTGTACCAGCAAATATGCAAACAATTATTGATGAAAGTATCGCTATCCAATTAGCTGAAAGTGGTTACTTCTATATTATGCATCGTTTTAACCCAGAAAAACGAGCAAACTTTGTTAAAGACATGCAATCACGTAGTTTAATCGCTTCTATTAGCGTTGGTGTTAAAGATGAGGACTACACTTTTATTGTACAACTAGCTGCTGACGAACTTACACCTGAATTCATCACAATCGACATTGCTCATGGACATTCCAATGCAATCATTAATATGATTCAACATATTAAAAAGCATCTGCCTGAAAGCTTTGTCATCGCTGGTAACGTTGGCACACCAGAAGCCGTACGCGAACTTGAAAATGCCGGGGCAGATGCTACGAAAGTTGGTATTGGACCTGGTAAAGTATGTATTACAAAAATAAAAACAGGCTTCGGTACAGGCGGTTGGCAGTTAGCTGCACTACGTTGGTGTGCGAAAGCAGCTACTAAACCTATCATCGCAGACGGCGGCATACGTACACACGGTGACATTGCTAAATCGGTACGTTTCGGTGCTTCAATGGTCATGATCGGTTCTCTATTTGCTGGACACGAAGAATCTCCCGGTCAAACAATTGAAAAAGATGGACAACGTTTCAAAGAATACTTTGGATCAGCCTCTGAATTCCAAAAGGGCGAAAAGAAAAACGTTGAAGGTAAAAAAATGTACGTCGAATATAAAGGTCCACTAATGGACACTTTAGACGAAATGCAACAAGATTTACAATCGTCCATCTCCTATGCTGGCGGTAGCAAACTTGAAGCCATCCGAACAGTGGATTATGTCATTGTAAAAAACTCCATTTTTAATGGAGATAAAGTGTACTGA
- a CDS encoding GGDEF domain-containing protein — MKYSGRIIAMLVVSLFNILRYFYYHQYLELPFKANFFILTFIFLSVALWCGMQFDRVKYYSEKDPLTDTYNRRTVEKYFREITRTIRNKDQKLGVIMIDLNKFKEINDTYGHHKGDELLIHLAYIINKSVKKSDRVARWGGDEFLILVPTSTNDFESDYIQEFQRKLENENFDEFPSVGVSLGFSIYPDDGQDFQELIQIADGAMYKAKGKEVAI; from the coding sequence ATGAAATATAGTGGTAGAATAATCGCGATGTTAGTAGTTAGTTTATTCAATATTCTACGGTATTTTTATTATCATCAATATTTGGAGCTTCCATTTAAAGCGAACTTTTTTATTTTGACATTCATCTTTTTATCGGTTGCTTTGTGGTGTGGAATGCAGTTCGATCGAGTAAAATACTACTCTGAAAAAGATCCTTTAACGGATACTTACAACCGTCGAACGGTAGAAAAATATTTTCGGGAAATCACACGAACAATTAGAAACAAGGATCAAAAATTAGGTGTCATTATGATCGACCTCAACAAATTTAAAGAAATTAACGATACATATGGACATCATAAAGGTGATGAACTATTGATCCATCTTGCCTATATTATAAACAAGTCTGTTAAGAAGAGTGATAGGGTAGCACGTTGGGGTGGAGATGAATTTTTGATTCTAGTACCTACAAGTACTAATGATTTTGAGTCAGATTATATACAGGAATTTCAACGAAAATTGGAAAATGAGAACTTTGATGAATTCCCATCTGTAGGAGTATCTCTTGGCTTTTCGATTTATCCGGATGATGGGCAAGATTTTCAAGAGTTGATACAAATTGCTGATGGGGCGATGTATAAGGCAAAAGGAAAAGAAGTGGCTATATGA
- a CDS encoding ABC transporter permease: MNIAWKEIKKNKTKFIILGSIIFLVSFLTFIISGLSNGLSQDNAALIKDLPDGQFYMNADANETYNLSRIDESVQTTVLNEQKDAAALSIQMGFVNDMDDKQYSIAFVTSTDSKSFESVGKGEVILDRSLEDEGIKVGDILTNNQFSGEFKVMGFVEQKKYSHAPVAFINMENYKEIYRVNEMQLIFVPGTEQAPVVTGLQSFSNKEFLNTIPSYSAEQMSLNMIIWFLVAISGMLFAIFFYMMNVQKIGLYGILKALGVKTSRLFGMMWYQMIFITVIALGLSVALSQGFSLIAPQGMPFSLTLETTVQLSVVFLIIGFIGATLSGLQIKKVEPLQAIQQGEV, from the coding sequence ATGAATATTGCATGGAAAGAAATTAAGAAGAATAAAACAAAATTTATTATTTTAGGATCAATCATTTTTCTCGTCAGCTTTTTAACATTTATCATCTCGGGGTTATCGAACGGTTTATCCCAAGATAACGCAGCGTTAATTAAAGATTTACCAGATGGTCAATTTTACATGAACGCTGATGCAAACGAAACATACAACCTTTCAAGAATAGATGAAAGCGTACAAACCACTGTTTTAAATGAACAAAAAGATGCAGCTGCACTCTCCATTCAGATGGGTTTTGTCAACGATATGGACGACAAGCAGTATAGTATAGCTTTCGTTACTTCAACAGATTCAAAATCGTTTGAATCTGTCGGTAAAGGAGAAGTCATCCTAGATCGTTCATTAGAAGATGAAGGGATTAAGGTTGGCGATATATTAACCAATAATCAGTTCAGTGGTGAATTTAAAGTAATGGGCTTTGTTGAACAAAAGAAATACAGCCATGCGCCTGTTGCTTTTATTAACATGGAAAACTATAAAGAAATTTACCGTGTCAATGAAATGCAATTGATTTTTGTACCAGGTACAGAACAAGCACCAGTGGTGACGGGTTTACAATCATTTTCAAATAAAGAATTCCTCAATACAATTCCAAGTTACAGTGCAGAACAGATGTCACTTAATATGATCATTTGGTTTTTGGTTGCCATTAGCGGAATGTTGTTCGCAATATTCTTCTACATGATGAACGTTCAAAAGATTGGATTATATGGCATCTTAAAAGCACTTGGCGTTAAAACAAGCAGATTGTTCGGTATGATGTGGTACCAGATGATTTTCATCACCGTGATTGCACTTGGACTGTCAGTTGCTTTAAGCCAAGGCTTCTCTTTAATTGCACCTCAAGGAATGCCATTTAGTTTAACACTTGAAACAACTGTTCAATTATCGGTTGTATTCCTTATCATTGGCTTTATAGGGGCGACGCTGTCCGGTCTGCAAATTAAAAAAGTAGAACCATTGCAAGCTATCCAACAAGGAGAGGTTTAA
- a CDS encoding saccharopine dehydrogenase family protein — protein MHIAILGTGMIGTTVVSEIAKFTGIDAITAVDVSQGSIDKCLEIANNPKVIGKVATLETEDDIAKVLKDVDVAVACLPHSLSLLAVKAAIKAKCHLVDLVGSNFNEKIALDNEAQEAGVIIIPGCGVAPGITNFLAAQGIEMLDEAEEAIMTCGGIPRYPVPPLWYQVVFRLESVLGLYTKPAMAVKDGKLVKLPPLSGLEKIIFPDPVGVCEAVITDAHSTAFILKDKVKNLYEKTVRYPGHWGKMSVLGELGFLDIDPITIDGITTTPRALAEKILATKMVGDSNEDITVVRVEVSGVKGGKSTKYTWEMIDYYDHGRNITSMAKTTAIPASLAAKWIAMKKITETGVVPIESIIIKDRFQPFIEELASLGIEIERKEETIV, from the coding sequence TTGCATATTGCCATATTGGGAACCGGAATGATAGGTACGACAGTAGTTAGTGAAATTGCTAAATTTACTGGTATTGATGCAATTACAGCTGTTGATGTTAGTCAAGGGAGTATTGATAAGTGTTTAGAAATCGCCAATAATCCCAAAGTGATAGGGAAAGTGGCCACGTTAGAAACTGAGGATGATATTGCAAAAGTGCTAAAAGATGTAGACGTAGCTGTGGCATGTCTACCACACTCTTTGAGCTTATTAGCCGTAAAAGCTGCAATAAAAGCAAAATGCCATCTAGTGGACCTTGTCGGATCAAACTTTAATGAAAAAATAGCATTGGATAACGAAGCACAAGAAGCAGGTGTAATCATCATCCCTGGCTGTGGTGTTGCTCCCGGAATAACAAACTTTTTAGCTGCGCAAGGTATTGAGATGTTAGATGAAGCAGAAGAGGCAATCATGACTTGCGGTGGCATTCCAAGATATCCTGTTCCACCACTATGGTATCAAGTAGTTTTCCGTCTTGAAAGCGTATTAGGTCTTTATACAAAACCTGCAATGGCCGTTAAAGATGGAAAACTTGTAAAGCTGCCTCCTCTTTCAGGGCTAGAGAAGATTATTTTTCCAGATCCGGTAGGTGTCTGTGAAGCTGTTATTACAGATGCACATAGCACAGCGTTCATTTTAAAAGATAAAGTGAAAAATTTATATGAAAAAACGGTTCGCTATCCAGGACATTGGGGGAAAATGAGTGTTTTAGGCGAATTAGGTTTTTTAGATATCGATCCCATTACAATTGATGGAATTACAACTACGCCTCGTGCATTAGCAGAAAAAATACTAGCAACAAAAATGGTTGGAGATTCGAATGAAGATATTACTGTAGTAAGGGTTGAGGTAAGCGGGGTTAAAGGTGGAAAGTCCACAAAGTATACTTGGGAAATGATTGACTACTATGATCATGGCCGGAATATCACTTCAATGGCAAAAACTACTGCTATTCCTGCTTCATTGGCAGCCAAATGGATTGCTATGAAAAAAATAACAGAGACAGGTGTTGTTCCAATAGAAAGCATAATCATCAAAGATCGGTTTCAACCATTTATTGAAGAGTTGGCCAGTTTAGGAATTGAAATTGAACGTAAAGAGGAAACCATAGTATAA
- a CDS encoding transporter substrate-binding domain-containing protein has product MKKNLILVLITIFMIGIIVGCGTDNEKGQEKESSGKGVLDRIEKSKVLNVAFEGTYPPFNFLNDKDEFQGFDVDISNEIANKLGVKANFIATKWDGLIGGLKADKFDIIIGQMTVTEERKKSVDFTDPYVITGSVLITREDTDDITKLEDIKGKKVGVGGGTTFEEVANSVEGADVKLYKAVSDYIQDLTNKRLDVIINDQLLMAYNIKENSLPLKITSDIVNKDEIGMAVNKGNEDFITEVNKALSEMKEDGTYNDIYKKWFGTEPLDK; this is encoded by the coding sequence ATGAAGAAGAATCTAATTTTGGTACTAATCACGATTTTTATGATTGGTATTATTGTGGGTTGTGGTACAGATAACGAAAAAGGGCAAGAAAAAGAAAGCAGTGGAAAAGGCGTGTTGGATCGCATTGAAAAATCGAAAGTATTGAATGTCGCTTTCGAAGGCACATATCCTCCCTTTAATTTTTTAAATGACAAAGATGAGTTTCAAGGTTTTGACGTAGATATCTCCAATGAAATAGCCAATAAATTAGGCGTCAAAGCCAACTTTATTGCAACAAAATGGGATGGACTAATCGGCGGTCTAAAGGCCGATAAATTTGATATCATCATTGGGCAGATGACTGTAACGGAAGAACGCAAAAAAAGCGTTGATTTCACTGACCCGTATGTCATAACTGGTTCCGTATTAATAACTCGTGAAGATACCGATGACATTACAAAACTTGAGGACATTAAAGGCAAGAAAGTCGGCGTTGGTGGTGGAACAACTTTTGAAGAAGTTGCGAATAGCGTCGAAGGTGCTGACGTGAAATTATACAAAGCTGTAAGTGACTATATTCAAGACCTTACGAATAAAAGGTTGGATGTCATTATCAACGACCAGTTATTAATGGCCTACAATATTAAAGAAAATAGCCTTCCATTAAAAATTACAAGTGACATAGTAAATAAAGATGAAATAGGGATGGCAGTTAATAAGGGAAACGAAGATTTTATTACGGAAGTAAATAAAGCATTGAGTGAAATGAAAGAGGATGGAACATATAATGATATTTATAAAAAATGGTTTGGAACAGAGCCTTTAGACAAATAA
- a CDS encoding amino acid ABC transporter ATP-binding protein, protein MIQITNLKKSFGLNEVLQGIDLTINKSEVVVIMGPSGSGKSTFLRCLTFLEEPSDGIIEIGEFTVLAGGKIERKRKKVIRELRKKTGFVFQSFNLFPHKTAIENVMEGPIIIHGTKPVEARKLAEALLIKVGLGDRCDHYPAQLSGGQQQRVAIARSLALNPLVMLFDEPTSALDPELVREVLQVIKDLAQEGMTMIIVTHEMNFAKDVADRIVFMDEGLIVEQGTSAEIFQTPKEERTRRFLSKVE, encoded by the coding sequence ATTATTCAAATTACCAATTTGAAAAAGAGCTTTGGATTGAATGAAGTTTTGCAGGGAATCGACCTAACTATAAATAAGAGTGAAGTGGTCGTAATAATGGGGCCAAGTGGATCTGGGAAATCAACTTTTTTACGTTGTTTAACTTTCTTGGAGGAGCCATCCGATGGAATCATTGAAATTGGTGAGTTTACAGTGCTTGCAGGTGGAAAAATAGAACGCAAACGAAAAAAAGTAATAAGAGAATTAAGGAAAAAAACAGGATTTGTGTTTCAGTCGTTCAATCTATTCCCTCATAAAACCGCCATTGAAAATGTAATGGAAGGACCTATTATTATTCATGGAACTAAACCGGTCGAGGCGAGGAAATTAGCGGAAGCATTGCTTATTAAAGTTGGACTTGGGGACCGTTGTGATCATTATCCAGCCCAACTGTCGGGTGGCCAACAGCAAAGAGTAGCAATCGCCAGGTCGCTTGCATTGAATCCGTTGGTTATGCTCTTTGATGAACCTACTTCTGCTCTCGACCCAGAACTTGTTCGTGAAGTTTTGCAAGTTATTAAAGATTTGGCTCAAGAGGGAATGACTATGATAATTGTGACACATGAAATGAACTTTGCGAAAGATGTCGCCGATAGGATCGTATTTATGGATGAAGGATTAATTGTTGAGCAAGGAACGTCAGCAGAAATATTTCAAACTCCAAAAGAGGAAAGGACAAGACGATTTTTGTCAAAAGTAGAATAA
- the glnA gene encoding type I glutamate--ammonia ligase yields MRNYTKEDIRKFVGEENVNFVRLQFTDILGMIKNVEIPISQLDKALNNKMMFDGSSIEGFVRIEESDMYLIPDLNTWMVFPWPSGKGRVARLICDISLANGSPFTGDPRGNLKRVLTEMKELGFTDFNLGPEPEFFLFKLDENMQPTMELNDNGGYFDLAPMDLGENCRRDIVLELEEMGFEVEASHHECAPGQHEIDFKYADVLTACDNIQTFKLVVKTIARKHGLHATFMPKPLFGVSGSGMHCNVSLFKDGENAFVDENGELQLSTTAYQFMAGVLEHVPGFTAITNPTVNSYKRLVPGYEAPCYIAWSAQNRSPLIRIPASRGISTRIEVRSVDSAANPYLAMAAILKAGLNGIKRELEPPMPVDRNIYEMKPFELQELGIGTLPTDLDHALIALGKDEIIQEALGNHIFTNFMAEKKLEWESYRITVHPWEVERYMKIY; encoded by the coding sequence ATGAGGAATTATACAAAAGAAGACATTCGCAAATTTGTAGGAGAAGAAAATGTGAATTTCGTTCGACTTCAATTCACAGATATTTTAGGTATGATCAAAAACGTGGAAATTCCCATCAGCCAGCTCGATAAGGCGCTTAACAATAAAATGATGTTCGACGGCTCTTCAATTGAAGGATTTGTGCGTATCGAGGAATCCGATATGTACCTCATACCAGATCTTAACACATGGATGGTGTTCCCTTGGCCCTCAGGAAAAGGAAGGGTAGCACGTCTTATCTGTGATATTTCTCTTGCCAATGGTTCTCCGTTTACAGGTGATCCTCGTGGGAATTTAAAACGTGTATTGACAGAAATGAAGGAGCTCGGATTTACTGATTTCAATCTGGGACCAGAACCAGAATTCTTCTTATTCAAGCTCGATGAAAATATGCAACCGACAATGGAATTGAATGACAACGGCGGCTATTTCGATCTTGCACCAATGGACCTTGGAGAAAACTGTCGACGAGATATCGTCTTGGAGTTAGAGGAAATGGGCTTCGAGGTTGAAGCATCGCACCATGAGTGCGCTCCAGGACAACACGAAATCGACTTTAAATATGCGGATGTTCTTACCGCTTGTGACAACATTCAAACATTCAAACTCGTCGTCAAAACAATTGCTCGTAAACATGGCTTGCACGCAACGTTCATGCCAAAACCCCTTTTCGGTGTCAGCGGATCAGGTATGCATTGTAATGTTTCCCTATTCAAAGACGGTGAAAATGCCTTTGTTGACGAAAATGGTGAATTACAATTAAGTACAACAGCATATCAGTTCATGGCTGGCGTTCTCGAACATGTTCCTGGATTTACAGCAATTACAAATCCAACAGTTAACTCTTATAAGCGACTTGTTCCCGGCTACGAAGCGCCCTGTTACATCGCCTGGTCTGCCCAAAACCGCAGCCCTCTTATCCGAATTCCAGCATCTCGGGGAATAAGCACTCGCATCGAAGTCCGTTCCGTCGACTCGGCTGCAAACCCATATCTTGCAATGGCGGCTATATTAAAAGCAGGTTTAAATGGCATTAAACGTGAACTCGAACCGCCAATGCCAGTCGACCGCAATATTTACGAAATGAAACCTTTCGAACTTCAAGAATTAGGTATCGGGACACTACCTACTGACCTTGACCATGCACTCATCGCGCTAGGTAAGGATGAAATTATCCAAGAAGCTCTTGGCAATCACATTTTCACAAACTTTATGGCAGAGAAAAAATTAGAATGGGAAAGTTACCGAATTACCGTACACCCTTGGGAAGTTGAACGTTATATGAAGATCTATTGA
- a CDS encoding amino acid ABC transporter permease — MDATIIIDSLPSLLKATLMTIFLAAISIVIALIIGFFTAIVRIVKVKILNGIASTYISIIRGTPLLVQIFVIYYGLPQVGIALDPISSGILALSLNAGAYLSESFRASILAVDNGQMEASMSMGMTYSQALRRIILPQSLRIAIPTLSNTFIVLIKDTSLVSVITVTELLQMSSLIIAKTFEPLTIYLIAAAIYWVLITFFTTLLNKLEIKTSNYLVR; from the coding sequence ATGGACGCCACAATCATTATTGATTCATTACCATCTCTACTTAAAGCTACGTTGATGACCATTTTTTTGGCAGCTATATCAATAGTAATTGCACTCATTATTGGTTTTTTCACAGCAATCGTAAGGATAGTAAAAGTTAAAATCTTAAATGGGATCGCTAGTACCTACATTTCAATAATCCGTGGAACGCCACTTCTTGTGCAAATTTTTGTTATCTATTATGGTTTACCGCAAGTAGGAATTGCTTTAGACCCGATATCATCGGGGATCTTAGCCTTAAGTTTAAATGCAGGTGCTTATCTGTCTGAATCTTTTCGCGCATCAATACTTGCTGTGGACAATGGGCAAATGGAAGCGTCAATGTCAATGGGAATGACCTATTCTCAAGCCTTAAGGAGAATAATACTACCACAGAGTCTACGAATTGCTATTCCCACATTGTCAAACACATTTATCGTGCTTATTAAAGATACTTCACTTGTCTCTGTCATCACTGTAACGGAATTATTACAAATGTCGAGCTTGATTATCGCAAAAACATTTGAACCCCTCACGATTTATTTAATTGCCGCTGCAATTTATTGGGTTCTCATAACTTTCTTTACAACGCTATTAAACAAACTAGAGATTAAAACATCCAACTATTTAGTTCGTTAA
- a CDS encoding nitric oxide synthase oxygenase: MSLQTEKHRLHLEAEQFIHRCYAELGMTTEQQMKRIEEVRSEINETGTYSHTSQELQHGARMAWRNNNRCIGRLFWDRLQVFDERALETAEDVYSALLNHIEYATNDGKIRSSITIFPPRHGGIDPIRIWNHQLIRYAGYEEAEQIIGDSTSVEFTRMCEMLGWKGERTPYDVLPLVFQLEGESPRIIEIPKKLVKEVTITHPQLECFEELGIKWYAVPIISDMRLEIGGINYPTAPFNGWYMGTEIGARNLADEDRYNLLPKVAELMGLDTRSNRSLWKDKALVELNIAVLNSYQKAGVTLVDHHTAAKQFKSFEKNECTVGRGITGNWTWLIPPLSPATTHVFHKPYSNDVVKPNYFHQKNPGES, encoded by the coding sequence TTGAGTTTACAGACTGAAAAACATAGATTACATCTAGAAGCCGAGCAATTCATACATAGATGTTATGCAGAACTTGGGATGACAACAGAGCAACAGATGAAGCGAATAGAGGAAGTGCGAAGTGAAATAAATGAAACTGGAACGTATAGCCATACTTCGCAAGAACTTCAACATGGAGCTAGAATGGCTTGGCGTAATAATAATCGTTGTATTGGACGTTTATTTTGGGACAGGCTTCAAGTGTTTGACGAGAGGGCATTAGAAACCGCTGAAGATGTGTACAGCGCATTATTGAACCATATTGAATATGCGACAAATGACGGAAAAATTCGTTCATCGATTACGATTTTCCCACCACGACATGGCGGAATTGATCCGATACGAATATGGAACCATCAGCTTATACGCTACGCAGGATATGAAGAGGCTGAACAGATTATTGGAGATTCCACATCAGTTGAATTTACGAGGATGTGCGAAATGTTAGGTTGGAAAGGGGAGAGGACTCCTTATGATGTTCTTCCTCTTGTCTTTCAATTGGAAGGAGAATCGCCCCGAATCATTGAAATACCAAAAAAACTAGTAAAAGAAGTGACGATTACCCATCCACAACTAGAGTGTTTTGAAGAACTGGGTATAAAATGGTATGCGGTGCCAATTATCTCGGATATGCGGTTGGAGATTGGTGGGATTAACTATCCGACCGCTCCATTTAATGGATGGTATATGGGAACCGAAATCGGTGCGAGAAATTTGGCGGATGAAGATCGTTATAATCTACTCCCAAAAGTTGCAGAGTTGATGGGACTGGATACAAGATCAAACCGTTCACTATGGAAGGATAAAGCGCTAGTAGAACTAAATATTGCGGTGTTGAATTCTTATCAAAAAGCGGGTGTTACGTTAGTCGACCATCATACTGCCGCCAAGCAATTTAAAAGTTTTGAAAAAAATGAGTGTACAGTAGGGCGAGGTATCACAGGAAATTGGACTTGGCTGATTCCACCGCTTTCGCCTGCAACGACTCATGTCTTTCACAAACCTTATAGCAATGACGTCGTTAAACCTAATTACTTTCATCAGAAAAATCCGGGTGAAAGCTAA